The region GGAGGGATAGGACGAGCTGAAGGCACAGTTCAGGACTGTGAATGTTCACTGCATGCAAATATGATGTAATACAATATAGATGTATGCATTCTATGTGTTGTTCTGTCATACATCATACTCAATGAGTGTTTTTTGGGTGGCTGGTTTATGGTTGATTAATATATTGATTAGATTTGTTAGggttaaaccatagactgtatataaagatggaaaacacgtctccacttcctttgCAGAAAGGAAGCCTGGATAAGAACGTTGCCGTTTTGCTCATCTGGAGCCTGCGCAGAAGTGATCAGGGGACGGGGTTGTGGAGGCGAGGTCCCACTGATATATGAGCTTTACCAGTTGTtagccagtctcagctgtcaatcatgccGTTTCACCCCGTTTTAATAGCGTCAAACAACTCATTCAAACCTAATTTACTAGaaaaatacacacttgaacaaacacaaatgtgatgACAGAGaccatctttgaaaaaaattaattgatatttatttagttcTCACCCATGTTCAATGCtaccatggaggaggcaggattcatgacctatactgcagccagtcaccaggtggTCATCGAGAAGGTTTTTTTCGGAAgcagtcatccatctttatatatggtCAATGGTAGCTGATATATATTGTTCATATTCAAAAAGTAAACAAGAATTTTCACtgaatattttggcttaatcTACATACTAATACGAGTCATGTGTTGTTGACAGATTTTACATTAAATCTTTTATATGGGGAGAAAGTGCTGCTGTAAGAAGGTCAACAGAAGAAacattttatactttatattttttagCACAGTCAGAGGTCATCTGCAAAGATGATTTATCAATGGAACACTGACTATGTAAACTCATCCACACAGCCATTTTGTCCTTGTATGTGTTTTACTGCTCGGTTGAAGTTGTGATCTGTCATTGAAGAAGCATCGTCCCATTCGTCCCAGTGTTATTTTAGCCtctaaacattaaaaataatgaaaaagtatttttgtcttctttcaCATGAATAGGTCTGATGAAAAATATAGAACTAAATATTTATGACCGGGGAAGACAAACCCCATCGCTGCTCTTACAATGAATACAAGAAAACAGCAGTTCTAGCCaataaaaatgtccataaaGTAGAGCACAGTAAGTGTCCTGTTGCTAAAAGCCATGACAGCGCTTAGATGAATATGGAAACACTTGTACACTACTTTTATTGCCATGTTTCAACCTTTAACAAACCATGAAGCAGAAGCACTTTAACTATCACTTATGAGTAGTGACAATTCcataaattaagttttaaaaatattaactgACTCAGACTTAACATATTTTAATGTCATTAGCTGAGAAATGACAGACCACACTTTTCAAAAATCTAAACCAGCAGAAGAATTAAGATTCATATTAAGCAAGAGAAATGCTTTCATTAAGATTGTGAGCAAACACTGAAGTTCCACCACTGGTTTTGATATATAGGTCTGATATAGCTTTGGGCTCATTTGTGATTTCATTTAACTAACTTAATTATTACTTACAGCTAAAGCTCAGCAAGTGAGTCGAACATGTTTTTTATGCCACTATGTTGCTGTTGTCCTTTTAGCCAAATACTTCTTGTTTATCATTTTGTGCTTGTAATTTTTCATATGTGCTGTATGGGGTCACTATGCGTGTGCAGAGGGGATTTGTGgttgttgataaaaaaacatcccAGAGGTGGATGTTGCACAGTATTGTTTCCCATGTCATATAAGGGCTCATACGCCATCAGAgttaattcaattttttttcttccctcattTCAGAGCCTGGATCAACTGAGCTCACCGGGCTCTTCACTGAGAAACCTCCAAATGAGGTTGTCGCAGTTGCAGGTTTGAAACactaatggatggatgaacaatAACAGGGAACAGTAGCAAATGTAGCCCGATTACATAATGTTATAGGACTTCATTGTTGTTTGTAAATGGCAGGGGCGGACGTCACTCTCATTGCCAAGGTGGACTCCACCACCCTGACGAGAAAACCCACCATGAAGTGGTTGAAGGGCAAGTGGCTGGACCTTGGCAGCAAGGCCGGGAAACACATGCAGTTTAAAGAAACTTATGACAGGAACactaaggtgtgtgtgtttgataattCTCACATTTGTCATAAATAACTAAGAAGTAATTAAGTAATGTTGCATCCCCAAGATCTACACTTATGAGATGAAGATCATCAAAGTGGTCCCTGGGGATGCTGGAGGCTACAGGTGTGAGGTGACGGCCAAAGACAAGTGCGACAGCTCCATCTTTGAAGTCACTGTTGAGTGTGAGTGAAAACGGACTCTGGCTCGCAGAGGCTGACACAAGTTCCATTTGTGCTGATGTATTGATCCGATCCAGGCCTCATTTGTCACCTCTGCAACTTCTCTCATTACAGCTGCACAGCAAGAGGTGCAGGGGGATATTTTGTCTGCCTTCAAGAGAGCGTAAGTGCAGTGGAGTTGTGTTTCAAGTGGTGTATTCGCACATGTGAAATTACTCATGAAGGAAAATGCATACGTTGACAATTTATGATCTTTCCcagggtatgtgtgtgtgtgtgtgtttgtgggtgtgaaGGGGTCTTTCAGCACCTGCGGAATATGATGGTTGTCAGTTTAATGATGTGTCAGAAGATATAACCGACACTTCTCTTTCCGTATGCACAGGGATGctggagaggatgaaggagatcTGGACTTCAGTGCTCTGCTCAAAGCCACCAAGAAGTGAGAAGCTACATGTTATTTGGCCCAATTATCAAGCACATAGTATGATTCATTCCCTCAAAAGACATCCTTTTCCTTGACTGCCAGGAAGAAGAAGCCAGAAAAAGAGGAACCACCAATAGATGTGTGGGAATTGCTGAAGAGCGCCCATCCAAGCGAGTACGAGAAAATCGCCTTTGAGTATGGCATCACTGACCTGAGGGGCATGCTGAAACGTCTGAAAAAGATGAAGGTCGAGCCCAAGCACACCGAGGGTAAGTTGTCAGGTGACGTGTAAAAGGGAGGGGAAGTCGTAGGGGAGCATTTGAAGATCAAGGATTTGGAGAAGGGGGGACTGCAAGACAAAGGAAGGACCCCTCTAAACTGAACAGagtgaataaaaagagaaaagtgtgaAGTTGTGAACTGATGAGCTCCTAATTCTTACATTTTCCCTTTTCCCAGCTTTCCTGTCAAAGATGGACTCTTGCTATTCAGTGGAAAAGGGCAAGAAGATTGTCCTGAAGTGTGAGGTGGTCGATCCCAACTGTCAGGTCAAATGGTTGAAGAACGGCCAGGAGATCAAACCCTCAGCCAAGTACACatgcaaaaaaacccacacTCTGATAACTGTTAGTTCACACAGACCTGTTTTAGTGTCTTTTTTCACCATGCTAAGCATCATGCAAGATATTTGCCTAATTGGATGCTAGCTGTATCATATTAATCATAGCTTAGATGGACTTGATGGGCAgtgcttttaaaatatcaagttAAAATTATCTGTGCAAGATCATGCCCTGAAAGGATGCTACCATCAACACGTTTTATTTTTAGGCAGTCATGAGAAGCCTCCAAGTGGCTTGAGCGAGTCGCCCCGCCAAGACAGTGTAAACATGTAGACTAATGCAGACCTACCCGTAGGACAAAGACCTCTAAGACTGCAGTTAAAGGTCTTAATGTGGAAAAATATCTATGACtaagaagaaaagtgaaatgtaTAGAGAAAATTCATGTCTTGGTGAAAGCCGTTGCCGATCGGGCACTGATTCCCACCCGGCTGGTTCCGACTGGACCAAATCACAATGCAGATTTTGTTGCTTAATTTCACTGCCATAGctccaaactgaaatatttgcTCTGCTTCCAGgtacactacaccacactagTTAACATTACATTTAACTCTTTGGCAGCATGTAACGTTAGCCTATAGTTAGCCAGTAGCTACCTCAAACTCGGCACACTTCGGTCACACTTCAGTCAAAAGTGTGGCTGTATTTCACGCTACAGGATTCCCACACCAGGATGAGCAGTAAATGTCCGAGCAACAGTTAAGACCGGGGAGTCAAGAGCCAGCAccgaaactgaaaaaaaagccaTTTTTATTGTCAGCCTCCATTTTGTGCTTCTGTTATGGCATCATTTAAGCACCGGAACCGATCTTAAGGTTCAGCACCAGTAttggaaaaaaatctaaacaataCCGAATCCTAAAGAGCATTGCCAAAAATAAATCGAATGTAAAAAATTCAGATGAACTTACTATCTCTGTTTGACCCAAAAACTTTTCTGTTTGACTTTCAATCTTTCTTGCTAAGGTACGTCATGGAGGCCAACGGCAATGTCAGAACCCTGACTATAAACAGGACGACCCTGGCTGACGATGCTGCATATGAATGTGTGGTTGGCGAAGACAAGTGTTTTACTGAGGTGTTTGTCAAAGGtgcttcatctctttttttctggaCCATAACTGACTGAATTTGTGGCATTCACATTGAGTTTCTGCTtaattttttaagttttaatgtttcctTCTGCTCCACCCAGAGCCCCCTGTGACCATCACCAAGCTGATGGATGACTATCATGTGGttgtgggagagagagtggagttTGAGATCGAAGTGTCGGAGGAGGGCGCCCACGTCATGTGGTCAGTAAACTTCACAGTATTGGGCGTTACGTGATCAAAACAACCAACCAGACTTGACTCTGCTTCGGGACATGTCTTTAATCCCTGGCAGAGTACAATGACACCACTTCATGTTGAGTATAGTGTCACAGTCGTATATTGTCTGAAGCCACTGAGCTTCTTGTCTTCAACATAtcagataaaaatgtaatatacgCTCGGAGCCCTCTGTTATCTGATGTGCTGCTTGAGTCACATTTTTGAGTCTGAATATTTAATCACTCACCTCCTTGTATTGAAATGAGACATCATCTCTGTGTAATTATATGCTCTCAAAAACCAACCACTTTTGTCACAAGAGCCATAACTGATTTGTACTTTTATGCTACACATCACTGCACCAGACAGACTTTGCTTCATTTTAGATCAAATCTAAATGTATTATCTCTAAAGGAGATCTGTAACAAGTTAGATTGAATCTAAAGACTCTGTTTGAATGCTGAATAGTGTGGGAAGCCTACTTTGAACAATATAATTCAGAGCTGAATTTCTTAATTTCTTTGCCTTCTTTTCACTGAGGTTCTTTTTGTATGTGGTCCAGTTTTAATTGTGGGTATGCCAAACTTTAAGCACCACTCCAGTAGCTTATTACACAGAGTATTGTTTGTTCCTCAAAATGACATATTCAAAAGGTTTGTCATGAAAGAATTCCCTACATGGTTTAAATGTAACTCTACACCTTCCCTCCACATTTCATTACTGAGATGATCGCCATCACCCCACCCTCACAGAATGATTTTTCTCTTGAAAACGCATTAATGCTGCTTTGGATATGCCTGGTGTCCAGTTTTATGGCCACTAAAATGGAGTTgcttggaaacgctgctggccctgttttggtttgaaaaacTCTGGCGCTGCATTTTAGTTTGGACAGGCAGAGGTGATGATGGAAACAATAACGTAGACAAGCACATGCAACTGCTTGCTAAATGGGTCTTATCGGTCACAAGGTGGCCTACACTGATTCGTAATGATCCTATCACTTGACCCCTTCAGGGAAGAAAACACCTGGCATCAGCATCGGCTACCGATATGGAATGCAGGATAATCAGGCCttaggtttgtgacatcacaaacccgGGTGGTCTGAATCCGTTTTTTTCAGACTGGAATTTGTTTACTTCATAACTAGAGCAAAGTCAAACATGCACCAAAGTAGCAGAGACAGTTGCCTCCCATTCATGCCTCGTTTATCATATAATAGACAAAAGGCAGCtatattaacatgtttaaaaccTGAGGGGGACTTAAAAAGAAGACCCCCATCTATTCAAttcaaactataaataaaggttaaaCCAACAAATGAAGAAATTGTTGTCAGTATAAGTTAGCAgcaatcaataaaatataaaataagggATGATAAATCTCGTGATAATTTTACTTCATGGATAGTAACACATTATCCTTCCCTTTGCACAGATTTGATTTTTATAATCTCTCACATTGATGAATTCAAAGCTCATTCATATTTTCCAATGCAATTTTTAATCTCTCGGTGAATGGTGGAAATATTAATGTGGCTGGTAGATTCACATCAGATGTGATTCTGTTAAATATTTAGCAGGCACACTGAGACAAACTcattctcttttcatttccaggTACTTTGAGGATCAAGAGcttcacagagacaaagacaccaAGTATCGCTTCAAGAAGGACGGAGTAAAGCACACTCTCATCATCCAGGAGGCGACGCTGGATGATATTGGAATGTACCATGCCTGGACAAACGGGGGGCATACCAAAGGAGAACTGGAAGTGGAAGGTACCACTGGAAAATATAATCTCatccagtttttatttcatttttgtgaactttagaactttaaaacattagatgctaaaaatgaatatgagtaatgaatatatttatttcatttttttaaagacaataCTAATCAAGCacagtgttttaaatattttttaatagaTATACTATATTTAGTCTGgtcattaaaatgtgtgtttagtgaTGAGGATGCAACTGAATTCAACCCAGCAGCCTGAGGGCTTAACACCTCTTTTTACAATCAAATGAGCAACTTGTGAAAATGGCCGCCATGTCATGTTTGTCATGTATGTCGTGTATGTCATGTATGTTATAAAGACCCTTAACCTCCCTCTCCCCCCATATCTTCATCGTGCCTGAACTCTTCCTCTCTTGGTTTCCTCTGTGTCATTCAGAGAAAGAGCTGGAGGTGCTGCAGGACATCGCTGATCTGACAGTGAGGGCGACGGACCAGGCCATGTTCAAGTGTGAAGTGTCTGATGAAAAGGTCACAGGAAAGTGGTTCAAAGATGGCGTGGAGGTTTTACCAAGCAACCGCATCAAAATGAGTCACATTGGAAGGTACGAGGATGAGGGCGAATATACGCAGATTATAAAGAATGTCTGTATGCTTgctaaaactgaaaaacagtgTATTTATTTCACGGGAAACATGTTTTCCCTACATAATATCGCTTCTGTTGCTTGTTTCAGGTTTCACCGACTGGTTATTGATGAGGTGAAGCCAGAGGATGCCGGAGACTACACGTTTATTCCTGATGGATACGCTCTGTCACTTTCTGCCAAACTCAACTTCTTGGGTGAGAAAGACGGAGCGATAACAAAAGGCTCTTATTGTGGATGCATTAATCATCAGCAGCCTGGATAATATTGTCAaatcttgtgtttttcctcttaaaACAGAAATTAAGATCGACTATGTGCCTAGACAAGGTAAGCCAACTTACATCACCTCCAtttacaaataattaaaaactttttaatCTTGTCTATAGTTAATTTGCCATCATAATAAACCCACTTCCACAgagccttctctctctctatatatatatgttatatgttaacCAGATCCTCCAAAGATCCACCTGGACACCACTGGAAACATGGTCTCCCAGAACACCATCATTGTGGTGGCAGGCAACAAGCTGCGACTGGATGTGGAGATCACAGGAGAACCAGCACCAACTGTTGTTTGGTCAAAAGGAGAGAAGGTAAGGATGTGAAGCGAACCAACGTATCGTTTTTACCCTAATAATACATGAGTAGGTCACATAAGATGTCCAAGTGCTGCCCTCGTCATATAAAGGTCAAGCCAAGTGGCCCCCAAGTGCCCCTAGTTGCCCTAGTGTCGATGAAGTCTGTTTGCTGAAATGCAACTTTGAGGCCAAACATGAACTGGGATGGCTGTTtgtcaggaggtagagagggtcgtccactaaccagaaggtcacaGGTTTAATCcttggctcctccagtctgcattccaaAGTGTCCATGGGCAGCATACAGTGCTCCAAATTGctccctgacagctgtgcctaCATTATTTGAGTGATGTGTTATAGGAAGAGTGCATatgaagcactgtatgaatgtgtatgcgTGAATAGGTGAAAGAGACTTGTACTGTCCAGCATTTTAAGGGActgataagactggaaaaggactatataaatacagtccatttaccatttaaccCTTTAACTTGGAACTTGTGTATTGTGCCATAACTGACTGTGCCACAATTTGCCATTTATTAGCCAGTCACAGAAAATCAAGGCCGTGTGAGGGTTGAGTCCAGGAAAGACCTGAGCTGCTTCGTCATtgagggagcagagagggaCGATGAGGGCAACTACACCATCTGTGTTACTAACCCTGCCGGAGAGGATAAGGCTATGCTGTTTGTGAAGATTGTGGGTAAGTGAATGATTTTATAGTAAAACATCAGCATGTGATTTGTGTATTGTGTCTTGATCTTTTTTGAAGCACATCAAAATATATTGTAATCTTATTTCAGATGTGCCCGACCCCCCTGAGAATGTCAAATGCACAGGCGTGGGAGAGGACTGCGCCACCATGGTCTGGGATGCCCCTAAATTTGATGGTGGTGCTCCAGTCAAAGGTACACAATGGGCTTTTTATACCTAACCCCACGGGACCTATATTACATTTCCCAAAAAAACGCACACTATCTTAATTGTTAatctgcttgtgtttttccacCATCAGGTTATCTcatggagaggaagaagaagggcTCCTCCAGATGGACAAAGCTCAACTTTGACGTTTACGACTCCACTACATACGAAGCTAAGAGGATGATTGAAGGCGTCCTGTATGAGATGAGGGTGTTCGCCGTCAACAGCATCGGCTTGTCTCCTCCAAGCCTCAGCTCCAAACCCTTCATGCCCATTGGTATATTTCCTTGCTGTCTTTATTGCTCTTTCTCAGCTTCTCCTTGTCCCGTCCTCAGCCCGGCCCGTCAGGGATTCTCTTTGAGTCTCTCTTTTTATCGCCCTCAGCCCCGACCAGTGAGCCGACACGCCTGACGGTGCACGATGTGACAGACAACACATGCAGTCTGAAGTGGCTCGCCCCTGAGAGGATTGGAGCTGGGGGCCTGGATGGTTACATTATTGAATACTGCAAGGAAGGAGGTGATAGGACCACACATCATGCTTAGGATATGAACCTTCATggaccatttaaaaaaaacctccaaTTAAACTATGATTTAAGGACCTTCATTCAATAACCAATGCATATATTGTGTGTGACTAAAAGGGCagattatactgtatatgataacaaagaaaaaagtattAAGATTCAAATCCAACTAACTGTGATATCTACAGCTTGTTGTTCTGTTTGATTTCAGACACTGAGTGGGTGGTGGCCAACACGGACCTTTGTGAGAGACAGGGGTACGTGGTGCGTGGCCTCCCCGTGGGAGAGAAGATCAACTTCAGGGTGGTGGCCATAAACATTGCTGGACGCAGTTTACCTGCTTTGCTGCAGCAGCCTGTCACCATCCGCGAGATTGTTGGTGAGTCAGTCGAGTTTATTTCatgtcatatttttatttgtcatagcTTTTTGATTGACTTTTGTAGCACACTATTCTGCtttatgttttatctttatgtATAATGACATGTctcctgttttaatttgtgtttctaCTTTAGAACATCCAAAGATCCGCCTTCCTCGTGATCTAAGAACAAAGTACATCAGAAGAGTAGGAGAAAAGATCAACCTGACCATCCCCTTCCAGGTTAGAAAGGCTGCGCTAATGCGTACtgaaatatccatccatccatctatccatcattCATTATCTGTTCTGCTGTACTTTAAGTACAGGGGAGTTGGAGCCAGTCCCAGTTGACATTGTGCAAaaggcggggtacaccctggagaTCATACTAAAATATAtgataaaactagaatggcattcaATAGAGTGTATACCTCCACAAGGCCCAAGAGTCCcattaaattcaaccaagctcACACCCAAAATTTCACACACCCAGAGATATCAGtactaaatgtgcctgatttttcaAAATCAAGATCTATGAGTGGAGTGAGTCCTGAGAGGAACCATATGTGATGAATTTGTCATCTTCACGACCCATCCCACTTTAATGAGATGCcatgtctgtatttttctttgtcagtTTTGCTTCAAAATGTGATGCACCTATCACCAGAGAACGAAGCAGTTATTTACGTGCTCCTTTGTCTTGTAGGGTAAACCACGCCCCATCGCGACCTGGTACAAAGACGGTAAACCCTTAGATGACAAGATGGTCAACGTGCGTAACTCAACCGTGGACACCATCCTGTTCATCcgctcagcagagagagagcattCTGGAACGTATGAGCTGGTTCTACAGATTGAGAACCTGGAAGACAGGGCCTCCATCATGATCAGGATTGTTGGTAATGTCGTCAGGATTCTGCGTTAATTGTCATCGTGAGAAGCCTACATCTTGGACTGTGTGAAAATGTCACTGACGCTTGATTCAAACAGACAAGCCTGGGCCTCCACTGAACTTGAGGGTGACGGACGTCTGGGGTTTCAATGCAGCGCTGGAGTGGGACCCCCCGAAGGACGATGGCAACTGTGAGGTCTCTGGATATACCATCCAGAAGGCGGACATGAAGACcaaggtgagagagggagaagaggtgaTGTGGCAAACCTCGATCCACCCCTACATTTTCCTGCTAAAGGATCCAATCAACCTCCTGCCTGCATTCGATAATGACACTTTGCTCATTTTGCCATCTTTACGTTTTTAATataatcattttacttttttcctcTTGGTTCAGGATTGGTTCACCTTGTATGAACACAACAGACGGACAAACTGCACAGCCTCAGATCTGATCATGGGAAATGAATACATGTTCCGTGTCTACAGTGAAAACCTCTGCGGCCTGAGCGAGGAGCCGCGCCATAGCAAGAACACGGCTGTCATCGCCAAGACAGGTGCGTGCAGTGTGTGCGTCTGTTTGTATGTGGAGATACATATATCCATCGGTAGTGGGGGCATTTTTCCACTAGCACTGTAAAGGTTGATCAGAATGAGCATCCACTGATTTATTGGGGTTGAACGCATTTGCCCAccctctcatccctctccaTAGGCCTGGAACTCAAACGAAACCCCTACAAGGAGAAGGACATGGCCTGTGTGCCCAAGTTTACTCAACCCTTAGTCGACAGGGCTGTGGTGGCCGGTTACAGCACCGCCATCAGCTGTGCCGTCAGAGGCTTCCCCAAGGTAAATGTGGGGCCAAATTTACAGCAGGACACCTGTTTTTGTGGCAGCTggacacaaggaaaaaaaatctgctccaTCATATctaaacagttttattttgacttttctgtGTCCTAGCCTAAGATTGTCTGGATGAAGAACAAAATGATCATTGGCGGGGATGCCAAGTACTTGATGCAGAACAACCAAGGAGTGCTGACCCTGAACATTCGCAAACCAAGCGCCTTTGACGGAGGAAAATACTCCTGCATGGCTGTCAATGACCTGGGCAAGGACGAGGTGGAGTGCAAACTGGACGTCAGAGGTAAGAACAGAACAGAGGGGCTGCGAGGGTGGGAGACAGGCACGGAATAAGAGGAGGAAGTCTCGATATTTAGTTTTGATCATATTATAGATGCTAAGGTTAATTGAATAATTGAGTATGAACATAATACGTCACCTTGATTCTTCCCACAATTCCATCAAGGTCTCATTTCATTCATCCTGTGTCCTGTTATTTCCACAGCTTTCACAGAACAGGAGAAGAAGTGAGAAACTGAACAGCAACGAATGTGAAACAGTGAATGAACAGTGAATGTCACCATGTAGAGTTCACACTGTGataatgaatcaaataaaatgtagtGATGCCTGCTATAAATTATCGTTTATTTtcaatacatttcatttctctgttaAATTGTTTTCATTAACAATCCAAGAACATGATGCATATTCTTCGTGTTGTCCAAACAAGAGGCAAAGAGCTCATGCACAGACAGTCAGGATGTAAATTATCAAAATACAtggcacatttttattattagagCTGTTTCCACAGCTCACAAGCACCTCTATGTATTTTTGGCACATTGCATTACACCTCCCTCAAGTAGTGCGCTCTCCTCCTGTGGACTGCCACTCCTATGCTGAACAACAGCGCCACTGCCAGGAGACCCACAGCCACTGCAAGAGCAGTTAAGACACCTGTGGGAGACAACGATCCTGATGAAGTACAAGTGGATATGGCACATTTGGGAGATTTTCAGAAAAaccctgatgttttttttatcaggcaGTTGCCACACTGGATCGTTTGAGCATTAACAGTGTCATGGTATGTGTTGTGATACAAAAATCTTCACCTGTGCTTGACCATTTTGTCCGAAACCCACATTCAACCTCCCAGTCCTCTGCGACCACGTCCTGCACCAGCTCACTGAACAGTGACAGAGGGCAGGGGTTCAGCCCGTTGCATCCTGGCACGGCATTGGGGTAGGGCTCCCTCCTCGAGTCGTTGCGGTAATACAGCTCCAGAGAATAGGACCTGGGGGATTATTACGATGAATAGAATAAGATGACGTGCAATTATGGTGAGCATTATGTAAATGGGTTTATGTCCATTATGTTTCCTGGAGCTTTGGCAAGATTTTCATCGAATTGAAAAACAGCAAATGCACTCGAATGGTTTGCTGGGGCTCAACAGCGGAATGCGGTTACTCAAAATATAGTGTGTGATAGCGCACTTGAATATGCATAGACAAGAGCGATGTCATGAAGGAGAGTCATTACCCATCATACTCCTGGTAGAACTCGAAGAGCTGACAGGCAGCGTAAGGCGGGAGAAGGCCGTCATACACGTCCAGCGCTGCCTGGAGGGTGATGAGTGTAGAGTCATGCTGGAATGAGAAACAAGACGTCACGGCAGTGAGCAGCTGAAGAGACACAGTTTGTGCAATAgattataaatgtgtgtgtgttctgtccaAACAGTCAACTCACAGCTGAGTACATAATGAACTTCAGGCTGCTGCCTTGCTCGACAGCACGGGAGAAATTCCTCAGGATGGCATTCAGCAGAACCCCTGGTGCATTAACACAGTGTCAGCAGTGTGAATTgaatacatttcacacattaacacaatcCTATTTGACCTTATTGAGCATCTGTAATCATCCTCATCAGCTCAAATGTGCTAATATGCTTTTAGGAAACCTGACCCAGCTCAGCCAGCAGTCACAACATTACTTTCACAAAGATCATTTGTCCCCACCTCCCGAGAGCCTGgccttctctttcctcttgtgGCTGAGGATGCTGTACATGACCTCGAAGGACGTGATTCTCTTCAGGGTGTCCAGGACGTCTTGGGTGGCCCAGCGTGGGAGAGTCAAGTTATGGATCCTCTgcgcacacacaggaaacaataGCATCATGCTAATAATCACATTACACAACACATGGATTACAACAGCCTGTGTAAAGAAGCAGCGTTTCATGG is a window of Paralichthys olivaceus isolate ysfri-2021 chromosome 21, ASM2471397v2, whole genome shotgun sequence DNA encoding:
- the mybpc2b gene encoding myosin binding protein Cb isoform X8, translated to MPEPVPAAKPEGEEPGSTELTGLFTEKPPNEVVAVAGADVTLIAKVDSTTLTRKPTMKWLKGKWLDLGSKAGKHMQFKETYDRNTKIYTYEMKIIKVVPGDAGGYRCEVTAKDKCDSSIFEVTVESAQQEVQGDILSAFKRADAGEDEGDLDFSALLKATKKKKKPEKEEPPIDVWELLKSAHPSEYEKIAFEYGITDLRGMLKRLKKMKVEPKHTEAFLSKMDSCYSVEKGKKIVLKCEVVDPNCQVKWLKNGQEIKPSAKYVMEANGNVRTLTINRTTLADDAAYECVVGEDKCFTEVFVKEPPVTITKLMDDYHVVVGERVEFEIEVSEEGAHVMWYFEDQELHRDKDTKYRFKKDGVKHTLIIQEATLDDIGMYHAWTNGGHTKGELEVEEKELEVLQDIADLTVRATDQAMFKCEVSDEKVTGKWFKDGVEVLPSNRIKMSHIGRFHRLVIDEVKPEDAGDYTFIPDGYALSLSAKLNFLEIKIDYVPRQDPPKIHLDTTGNMVSQNTIIVVAGNKLRLDVEITGEPAPTVVWSKGEKPVTENQGRVRVESRKDLSCFVIEGAERDDEGNYTICVTNPAGEDKAMLFVKIVDVPDPPENVKCTGVGEDCATMVWDAPKFDGGAPVKGYLMERKKKGSSRWTKLNFDVYDSTTYEAKRMIEGVLYEMRVFAVNSIGLSPPSLSSKPFMPIAPTSEPTRLTVHDVTDNTCSLKWLAPERIGAGGLDGYIIEYCKEGDTEWVVANTDLCERQGYVVRGLPVGEKINFRVVAINIAGRSLPALLQQPVTIREIVEHPKIRLPRDLRTKYIRRVGEKINLTIPFQGKPRPIATWYKDGKPLDDKMVNVRNSTVDTILFIRSAEREHSGTYELVLQIENLEDRASIMIRIVDKPGPPLNLRVTDVWGFNAALEWDPPKDDGNCEVSGYTIQKADMKTKDWFTLYEHNRRTNCTASDLIMGNEYMFRVYSENLCGLSEEPRHSKNTAVIAKTGLELKRNPYKEKDMACVPKFTQPLVDRAVVAGYSTAISCAVRGFPKPKIVWMKNKMIIGGDAKYLMQNNQGVLTLNIRKPSAFDGGKYSCMAVNDLGKDEVECKLDVRAFTEQEKK
- the mybpc2b gene encoding myosin binding protein Cb isoform X2; translated protein: MPEPVPAAKPEGEAPEAPAEEGEELPPADGDSEGDGDEPGSTELTGLFTEKPPNEVVAVAGADVTLIAKVDSTTLTRKPTMKWLKGKWLDLGSKAGKHMQFKETYDRNTKIYTYEMKIIKVVPGDAGGYRCEVTAKDKCDSSIFEVTVESAQQEVQGDILSAFKRADAGEDEGDLDFSALLKATKKKKKPEKEEPPIDVWELLKSAHPSEYEKIAFEYGITDLRGMLKRLKKMKVEPKHTEAFLSKMDSCYSVEKGKKIVLKCEVVDPNCQVKWLKNGQEIKPSAKYVMEANGNVRTLTINRTTLADDAAYECVVGEDKCFTEVFVKEPPVTITKLMDDYHVVVGERVEFEIEVSEEGAHVMWYFEDQELHRDKDTKYRFKKDGVKHTLIIQEATLDDIGMYHAWTNGGHTKGELEVEEKELEVLQDIADLTVRATDQAMFKCEVSDEKVTGKWFKDGVEVLPSNRIKMSHIGRFHRLVIDEVKPEDAGDYTFIPDGYALSLSAKLNFLEIKIDYVPRQDPPKIHLDTTGNMVSQNTIIVVAGNKLRLDVEITGEPAPTVVWSKGEKPVTENQGRVRVESRKDLSCFVIEGAERDDEGNYTICVTNPAGEDKAMLFVKIVDVPDPPENVKCTGVGEDCATMVWDAPKFDGGAPVKGYLMERKKKGSSRWTKLNFDVYDSTTYEAKRMIEGVLYEMRVFAVNSIGLSPPSLSSKPFMPIAPTSEPTRLTVHDVTDNTCSLKWLAPERIGAGGLDGYIIEYCKEGDTEWVVANTDLCERQGYVVRGLPVGEKINFRVVAINIAGRSLPALLQQPVTIREIVEHPKIRLPRDLRTKYIRRVGEKINLTIPFQGKPRPIATWYKDGKPLDDKMVNVRNSTVDTILFIRSAEREHSGTYELVLQIENLEDRASIMIRIVDKPGPPLNLRVTDVWGFNAALEWDPPKDDGNCEVSGYTIQKADMKTKDWFTLYEHNRRTNCTASDLIMGNEYMFRVYSENLCGLSEEPRHSKNTAVIAKTGLELKRNPYKEKDMACVPKFTQPLVDRAVVAGYSTAISCAVRGFPKPKIVWMKNKMIIGGDAKYLMQNNQGVLTLNIRKPSAFDGGKYSCMAVNDLGKDEVECKLDVRAFTEQEKK